A section of the Longimicrobium sp. genome encodes:
- the map gene encoding type I methionyl aminopeptidase produces the protein MSIETHDELEGMKRAGRIVRMVIRAMEKALRPGVTTAELDEIGARVMHREGARSAPKMVYGFPGEVLISVNDEVVHGIPGSRVIQNGDLVKLDVTVDKDGYVADAAVTVPVAPAPERALKLAACARAAFARAMEVARVGNRVNDIGRAVEDEVRRRGFRVIRDLNGHGIGRTIHEEPSIPNYFDPRLTRKLTEGLVITVEPIVGETSGRFVEDPDGWTLRTEDGGLAAHYEHTLVITRGKPILLTAA, from the coding sequence ATGTCCATCGAAACGCACGACGAGCTGGAGGGGATGAAGCGCGCGGGACGCATCGTGCGGATGGTGATCCGTGCGATGGAAAAGGCGTTGCGCCCCGGCGTGACCACCGCCGAGCTGGACGAGATCGGCGCCCGGGTGATGCACCGCGAGGGCGCGCGGTCGGCACCGAAGATGGTCTACGGCTTTCCGGGCGAGGTGCTGATCAGCGTGAACGACGAGGTGGTGCACGGCATCCCCGGCAGCCGCGTGATCCAGAACGGCGACCTGGTGAAGCTGGACGTGACGGTGGACAAGGACGGCTACGTGGCCGATGCCGCCGTGACGGTGCCGGTGGCGCCCGCGCCGGAGCGCGCGCTGAAGCTGGCGGCGTGTGCGCGGGCCGCGTTCGCCAGGGCGATGGAAGTGGCGCGCGTAGGGAACCGCGTGAACGACATCGGCCGGGCCGTGGAAGACGAGGTGCGCCGCCGGGGGTTCCGCGTGATCCGCGACCTGAACGGCCACGGCATCGGCCGGACGATCCACGAAGAGCCCAGCATTCCCAACTACTTCGATCCCCGCCTCACCCGGAAGCTCACGGAGGGGCTGGTGATCACGGTGGAGCCCATCGTGGGAGAAACGTCGGGCCGCTTCGTGGAAGACCCCGATGGCTGGACCCTGCGCACGGAGGACGGCGGCCTGGCCGCGCACTACGAGCACACGCTCGTCATCACGCGCGGCAAGCCGATCCTGCTCACGGCGGCGTAA
- a CDS encoding extracellular solute-binding protein yields the protein MLTTARGLSILALATLTTACGGGDGRQVLTVYSPHGREMLQAFEKRFEAANPTIDLQYVDMGSQEVFDRVRSEKANPQADVWWGAPANMFEQAAADSMLQPFTPSWATAVPAEAKDAEGYWFGTYITPEVIAYNTQVVPAAEAPKDWDDVLDPRWKGKVLIRDPMASGTMRTIFGMMVQRGIRATGDTAQGFQWLRRLDANTKQYVLNPTMLYQMLARQEGYVTLWALPDIEMVRAQYPIEYTIPTSGTPLIVDAVAIVRGAPNVDAAKVFVEYIGGNAALVPAVREFFRLPARTDFPGDSMPPRLRAAQEKLVAEPMDWKLLQERGNEWMRHWDENVRNRGAK from the coding sequence ATGCTGACCACCGCCCGCGGGCTTTCCATCTTGGCACTCGCCACCCTCACCACCGCCTGTGGCGGCGGCGACGGCCGGCAGGTGCTCACCGTGTACTCGCCGCACGGGCGCGAGATGCTGCAGGCGTTCGAGAAGCGCTTCGAGGCCGCCAATCCCACCATCGACCTGCAGTACGTCGACATGGGATCGCAGGAGGTGTTCGACCGCGTCCGCTCCGAAAAGGCGAATCCGCAGGCCGACGTGTGGTGGGGCGCCCCGGCCAACATGTTCGAACAGGCCGCCGCCGACTCCATGCTGCAGCCCTTCACCCCGTCGTGGGCCACGGCCGTCCCCGCCGAGGCCAAGGACGCCGAGGGCTACTGGTTCGGCACCTACATCACCCCCGAGGTGATCGCGTACAACACGCAGGTGGTGCCCGCCGCCGAGGCGCCCAAGGACTGGGACGACGTGCTCGATCCCCGATGGAAGGGCAAGGTGCTCATCCGCGACCCCATGGCCAGCGGCACCATGCGCACCATCTTCGGCATGATGGTGCAGCGCGGCATCCGCGCCACGGGCGATACGGCGCAGGGGTTCCAGTGGCTGCGGCGGCTGGACGCCAACACCAAGCAGTACGTCCTCAATCCCACCATGCTGTACCAGATGCTGGCGCGCCAGGAAGGCTACGTGACGCTCTGGGCGCTGCCGGACATCGAGATGGTGCGCGCCCAGTACCCCATCGAGTACACCATCCCCACCAGCGGCACCCCGCTCATCGTAGACGCAGTCGCCATCGTCCGCGGCGCCCCGAATGTCGACGCGGCGAAGGTTTTCGTAGAGTACATCGGCGGGAACGCGGCGCTGGTGCCGGCCGTCCGCGAGTTCTTCCGGCTCCCCGCCCGCACCGACTTTCCGGGGGACAGCATGCCCCCGCGCCTGCGCGCCGCACAGGAAAAGCTGGTCGCCGAGCCGATGGACTGGAAGCTCCTGCAGGAACGCGGGAACGAGTGGATGCGCCACTGGGACGAGAACGTCCGCAACCGGGGCGCGAAGTGA